A genome region from Desulfovibrio sp. TomC includes the following:
- a CDS encoding response regulator, translated as MTFRLKTILGIAAIEALLLCFLIAGDLEFLRRSTHDQLEKRAAAMAGLFAVAVKTDLLALNLSGLQSQVDALARDPAILFVEVGSSRLGVLARNEYAAMSGEADPAETSRVRADISEGGVTFGWASVVLCDVSIDAALSAARQKALLIGLTGMALSAVFSWLLGSWLTRQLGGLAAASEAMAQGRFGGTVPLAGSDELGRVAAAFNHMSRELARSYSELSEKAANFQAFYDTVDTCLMVVAAGGDIIMANPALCDRLGHTAAELAGQQLLALYDASGNQTIPPRIAGLAVGEVATLGVPMLTSQGERVPMETRVVRGVWAGKTAYFAIGKDVSALHRSEERFRSIADFTYDWEYWIAPNGRFEWVAPACRRITGYPPERFLDDAGFLVSIAHPEDRPIIAAHMRVATEAAPDMCTINFRIIRRDGTIAWIEHCCRAIFDPDGAFLGRRGSNRDVTERKRAEEAIEAAREAAEVANRAKSQFLATMSHEVRTPLNGIMGMLQMLNGLDLPPEQRELVSIALESSRKLLTILNDILDIARIEAGKVVLCHEELALAGLLPSVAGIFAADARGRGVGLDVAVAEDLPKAVVTDEGRLRQILFNLVGNAVKFTRVGRIGLWVGPLPVRPAGGGWTLLFMVSDTGPGIADDKIGYVFNRFSQVDDGLSRQFGGLGLGLAIVQRFVGLLGGCVCVDSTVGQGTTFYVTVAVGQPSASEAIGADNADAPDEVAAAAGLAGSLNVLVVEDERINQMTMGKFLSKMGHVAVMADNGQAALELLARQRFDVVLMDIRMPVMDGEEATRAIRAMAHGPADIPIIALTAHAMKGDVERFLACGMDAYLAKPVDFEALRQTIARTWAARRRR; from the coding sequence ATGACCTTTCGCCTGAAAACCATCCTTGGCATCGCGGCCATTGAAGCGTTGCTCTTGTGCTTTCTTATCGCCGGCGATCTCGAATTTCTGCGCCGTTCCACCCACGACCAACTCGAGAAGCGGGCCGCCGCCATGGCCGGCCTGTTCGCCGTTGCCGTCAAAACCGATCTGCTCGCCCTGAACCTGTCCGGCCTGCAAAGCCAGGTGGACGCCCTGGCCCGGGACCCGGCCATCTTGTTCGTCGAGGTTGGCAGCAGCCGTCTGGGCGTCCTGGCCCGCAACGAGTATGCCGCCATGAGCGGGGAGGCCGATCCGGCCGAGACCAGCCGGGTCCGGGCCGACATCAGCGAGGGCGGGGTGACCTTTGGCTGGGCCTCGGTGGTCCTTTGCGACGTCTCCATCGACGCGGCGCTCAGCGCAGCCCGTCAAAAAGCCTTGCTGATCGGCTTGACAGGCATGGCCTTGTCGGCGGTCTTTTCCTGGCTGCTCGGCTCCTGGCTCACCCGCCAGCTCGGCGGGCTGGCGGCAGCCTCCGAAGCCATGGCCCAGGGCCGGTTCGGAGGCACAGTCCCCCTGGCCGGCTCCGACGAACTGGGCCGGGTGGCGGCGGCGTTTAACCACATGTCCAGGGAGCTTGCCCGATCCTATAGCGAACTATCTGAAAAAGCAGCAAATTTTCAGGCTTTTTACGACACCGTGGATACCTGCCTCATGGTTGTGGCTGCTGGCGGCGACATCATCATGGCCAACCCGGCCCTGTGCGACCGGCTGGGCCACACCGCAGCCGAGCTGGCCGGGCAGCAATTGTTGGCGCTGTACGACGCTTCCGGAAACCAGACCATCCCGCCGCGCATAGCGGGTCTGGCCGTCGGCGAGGTGGCGACGCTTGGCGTTCCCATGCTGACCAGCCAGGGCGAGCGCGTGCCCATGGAGACCCGGGTGGTGCGCGGGGTCTGGGCTGGAAAAACCGCCTATTTTGCCATTGGCAAGGATGTTTCGGCCCTGCATCGTTCCGAGGAACGCTTCCGTTCCATTGCCGATTTCACCTATGACTGGGAGTATTGGATCGCCCCGAACGGGCGCTTTGAGTGGGTGGCCCCGGCCTGCCGGCGCATCACCGGGTATCCGCCCGAGCGTTTTTTGGACGATGCGGGTTTTCTTGTGTCCATCGCCCATCCCGAAGACCGCCCGATTATCGCCGCCCACATGCGCGTGGCCACCGAGGCCGCCCCGGACATGTGCACCATCAATTTCCGCATCATCCGCCGCGACGGCACAATCGCCTGGATCGAGCATTGCTGCCGGGCTATTTTCGACCCGGACGGCGCGTTTCTTGGCCGGCGCGGCAGCAACCGCGACGTGACTGAACGCAAGCGGGCCGAGGAAGCCATCGAAGCGGCCCGGGAGGCGGCCGAGGTGGCCAATCGGGCCAAGAGCCAGTTTTTGGCCACCATGAGCCATGAAGTGCGAACGCCGCTCAACGGCATCATGGGCATGTTGCAGATGCTAAACGGCCTGGACCTGCCGCCGGAGCAGCGGGAGCTGGTCTCCATTGCCCTGGAGTCCTCACGCAAGCTGCTGACCATCTTAAACGATATCCTGGACATCGCCCGCATCGAGGCCGGCAAGGTGGTGCTGTGCCACGAGGAGCTGGCCCTGGCCGGCCTGCTGCCGTCAGTGGCCGGCATTTTCGCGGCCGATGCGCGGGGACGCGGAGTTGGTCTGGATGTGGCCGTGGCCGAGGATCTGCCGAAAGCCGTGGTGACCGACGAGGGCCGGCTGCGCCAGATTCTGTTCAATCTTGTGGGCAATGCCGTGAAGTTCACCCGGGTTGGGCGCATCGGCTTGTGGGTCGGCCCGCTGCCGGTGCGGCCGGCCGGCGGCGGCTGGACGCTGCTTTTCATGGTGTCCGATACCGGCCCGGGGATTGCCGACGACAAGATCGGTTATGTTTTCAACCGGTTCAGCCAGGTGGACGACGGTCTGTCCCGGCAATTCGGCGGGCTGGGGCTGGGGCTGGCCATTGTCCAGCGGTTTGTCGGGTTGCTTGGCGGTTGCGTGTGCGTGGACAGTACGGTGGGGCAGGGCACGACCTTTTACGTGACGGTTGCGGTCGGCCAGCCGAGTGCGTCGGAGGCCATTGGGGCCGACAACGCGGACGCACCGGACGAGGTTGCGGCCGCAGCCGGGCTGGCCGGCAGCCTGAACGTGCTTGTGGTCGAGGATGAACGGATAAACCAGATGACCATGGGCAAGTTCCTGTCCAAGATGGGGCATGTGGCCGTCATGGCGGATAACGGGCAGGCGGCCCTGGAGCTGCTGGCGCGCCAGCGGTTTGATGTGGTGCTTATGGATATCCGGATGCCGGTCATGGACGGCGAGGAAGCCACCCGCGCTATCCGGGCCATGGCACACGGGCCGGCCGACATTCCCATCATCGCGTTGACCGCCCACGCCATGAAGGGCGATGTGGAGCGCTTCCTGGCCTGCGGCATGGACGCCTATCTGGCCAAACCCGTGGATTTCGAGGCCTTGCGCCAGACCATCGCCCGGACCTGGGCCGCCCGGCGCAGGAGGTAG
- the gltX gene encoding glutamate--tRNA ligase, protein MSTIVTRFAPSPTGYLHIGGARTAIFNWLLARHLGGKFLLRIEDTDLARSQSDMTQSILDAMAWLGLDHDGEITYQSQRFDIYNEYIDKLLETGHAYWCSCTPDEVEAMREEARQKGLKPKYSGRCREAGLGPGPGRVVRLKAPVTGATVVHDMVKGAVSIDNAEMDDMVLRRGDGSPTYNMAVVVDDATMGVTHIIRGDDHLNNTPRQILIYKALGFELPRFGHVPMILGPDKKKLSKRHGATAVMEYETEGFLPEAMLNGLVRLGWAHGDQEIFSREELVEHFTADNLGSSAAVFDKAKLLWLNAHYIKESPAARLAVILNAFLERRGHADLDLDYLAHIVPLLQARAQTMEEMAQKAECFVVADAALEYDQAAVKKFFTDDVRGHLARLREILSSLCCFNQASMEAAVQGYLDERELKFKLIAQPLRVSITGATASPGLFETMEVMGRDRVLARLDRALSL, encoded by the coding sequence ATGAGCACCATCGTCACCCGTTTCGCCCCGAGTCCCACGGGCTATCTGCATATCGGCGGCGCGCGCACGGCCATCTTCAACTGGCTGCTGGCCCGGCATCTCGGCGGCAAGTTTCTGCTGCGCATCGAGGATACCGATCTGGCCCGGTCCCAGTCGGACATGACCCAGTCGATCCTCGACGCCATGGCCTGGCTGGGTCTCGACCATGACGGCGAGATCACCTACCAGAGCCAGCGGTTCGACATATATAATGAATATATCGACAAGCTGCTGGAAACCGGCCACGCCTACTGGTGCTCCTGCACCCCGGACGAGGTGGAAGCCATGCGCGAGGAGGCCCGGCAAAAGGGGCTTAAGCCCAAATATTCCGGCCGCTGCCGCGAAGCCGGCCTTGGACCCGGCCCGGGCCGGGTGGTGCGCCTCAAGGCCCCGGTGACCGGGGCCACCGTGGTCCACGACATGGTCAAGGGGGCGGTCTCCATCGACAATGCCGAGATGGACGACATGGTGCTGCGCCGGGGCGACGGCTCGCCCACCTACAACATGGCCGTGGTGGTGGACGACGCCACCATGGGCGTCACCCACATCATCCGGGGCGACGACCACTTGAACAACACCCCGCGCCAGATCCTGATTTACAAGGCCCTGGGCTTCGAGCTGCCCCGTTTCGGCCATGTGCCCATGATCCTCGGGCCGGACAAGAAGAAGCTGTCCAAGCGCCACGGGGCCACGGCAGTGATGGAATACGAGACCGAGGGCTTTTTGCCCGAGGCCATGTTAAACGGTCTGGTGCGTCTGGGCTGGGCCCATGGCGATCAGGAGATCTTTTCCCGCGAGGAGCTGGTGGAGCATTTCACCGCCGACAACCTGGGCTCCTCGGCCGCGGTCTTTGACAAGGCCAAACTCCTGTGGCTCAATGCCCACTACATCAAGGAAAGCCCGGCGGCGCGGCTGGCGGTCATCCTCAACGCCTTCCTGGAGCGCCGGGGCCATGCCGACCTCGACCTCGACTATCTGGCCCACATCGTGCCGCTCCTCCAGGCCCGGGCCCAGACCATGGAAGAGATGGCCCAAAAGGCCGAATGCTTCGTGGTGGCGGATGCGGCCCTGGAATACGACCAGGCTGCGGTCAAAAAGTTTTTCACGGACGACGTGCGGGGCCATCTGGCCCGGCTGCGCGAGATCCTGTCCAGCCTGTGCTGTTTCAACCAGGCCTCGATGGAAGCCGCGGTGCAGGGCTATCTGGATGAGCGCGAACTCAAGTTCAAGCTCATCGCCCAGCCCCTTCGGGTGTCGATCACCGGGGCCACGGCCAGCCCGGGTCTGTTCGAGACCATGGAAGTGATGGGCCGCGACCGGGTGCTCGCCCGCCTGGACCGGGCGCTGTCGCTGTAA
- a CDS encoding DUF4405 domain-containing protein, translating into MPKKIVTLVLFFSIFFMFLTALVMFIVPPARVASWADWNFLGLSRQAWEGAHLAMGLLFLAAGVAHLLLHIDELLDHLRDDEGIVVVFTKPFLIGLALTIGVFVAALAGAPPVGQLVALSGHIKERTVETYGEPPYSLAERSTLADFARRMGMETDKALALLRLRNIKAESADLTLAQIARQNRVAPGGVFEALKMVMEPSGGTTPGLPKDPPPGLGRRKLSDICEEYGLDMAQALSRLTGAGYKAQPAWTLTETAQANNILPITVYEALRAEKIPTPTPVEVTSGGEPVKPSPASPVEATPTTAQPASQAHTPVPAPTIVQTPAQPAAGAAVSTPSIPSPAIPPAPGYATPAPGAGSTAGHGPLPPVAAPAAPGYGSAPSSPAPGYGAAATPAAPGYGAAPAPAAPGYAPSTAPGAAPAAPGYGSGVQGHVPGYGTAPPAPPAVAAPSTPPPGLEKMMLQSFCREYDIPLSTAVQRLGRHRITAFGDMSFEELALENNRTPADIMRLIVSP; encoded by the coding sequence ATGCCCAAAAAAATCGTCACACTGGTGCTGTTCTTTTCGATCTTCTTCATGTTCCTGACAGCGCTTGTCATGTTCATCGTTCCGCCGGCCCGGGTGGCCTCCTGGGCCGACTGGAATTTTCTCGGGCTCTCGCGTCAGGCCTGGGAAGGTGCCCATCTGGCCATGGGCCTGCTTTTTCTCGCCGCCGGCGTGGCCCATCTGCTGCTCCACATCGACGAACTCCTCGACCATCTGCGCGACGACGAGGGGATCGTCGTCGTTTTCACCAAGCCGTTTCTCATCGGCCTTGCGCTGACCATCGGCGTCTTCGTCGCCGCCCTGGCCGGAGCGCCGCCCGTGGGCCAGCTTGTGGCCCTGTCCGGACATATCAAGGAACGCACGGTCGAAACCTACGGCGAACCGCCGTACTCGCTGGCCGAACGCTCCACCCTGGCGGATTTTGCCCGACGCATGGGCATGGAGACCGACAAGGCCCTGGCGCTCCTGCGTCTGCGCAACATCAAGGCCGAGTCCGCCGACCTGACCCTGGCTCAGATCGCCCGGCAAAACCGGGTGGCCCCGGGCGGCGTGTTCGAGGCCCTCAAAATGGTCATGGAACCCTCCGGCGGCACGACGCCGGGGCTGCCCAAGGACCCGCCGCCGGGCCTTGGACGGCGCAAACTCTCCGATATTTGTGAAGAATACGGGCTGGACATGGCCCAGGCCCTGTCCCGGTTGACCGGAGCCGGCTACAAGGCCCAGCCGGCCTGGACCCTGACCGAGACGGCCCAGGCCAACAACATCCTGCCCATTACGGTGTATGAGGCGTTGCGTGCGGAAAAAATTCCGACTCCCACGCCGGTGGAGGTGACTTCGGGCGGCGAGCCGGTCAAACCGTCCCCGGCCAGCCCGGTGGAAGCGACGCCGACGACGGCCCAGCCGGCCAGTCAGGCCCATACGCCGGTCCCGGCTCCGACGATTGTCCAGACTCCGGCCCAGCCGGCGGCGGGGGCGGCCGTATCGACGCCGTCCATCCCGTCTCCCGCCATCCCCCCGGCTCCCGGCTATGCGACGCCGGCCCCGGGGGCCGGCAGTACTGCCGGCCATGGGCCGTTGCCTCCGGTGGCCGCTCCGGCCGCTCCCGGCTACGGGTCGGCTCCTTCGTCCCCGGCCCCGGGCTATGGGGCCGCTGCCACGCCGGCTGCCCCGGGCTATGGGGCTGCCCCGGCCCCGGCCGCTCCCGGGTATGCCCCCTCGACTGCCCCAGGCGCGGCCCCGGCCGCACCCGGTTACGGGTCGGGCGTCCAGGGCCATGTCCCGGGCTACGGGACGGCCCCGCCAGCCCCGCCAGCCGTGGCCGCGCCCAGCACGCCGCCGCCGGGCCTGGAGAAGATGATGCTGCAAAGCTTTTGCCGCGAATACGACATCCCGTTGTCCACGGCCGTGCAGCGCCTGGGCCGGCATCGCATCACCGCCTTTGGCGACATGAGCTTTGAAGAGCTGGCCCTGGAAAACAACCGCACCCCGGCCGACATCATGCGGCTGATCGTGTCGCCCTAA
- a CDS encoding diguanylate cyclase has protein sequence MNILIVDDSDSSRLLLSTILKGAGYVDPLCAGSAGEALALLDDRCRKYDLPDIDLILMDVVMPDMDGIDATRLIKADHRLRDIPIIIVTVKDEAASLERAFEAGAMDFLAKPVNSMELRARVRSALRLKEEMDQRKARERELEALTRKFEQLSNQDGLTGVPNRRCFEDAFRKEWLRSRRDGTPLSALMIDIDCFKAYNDTYGHLQGDLCLRRVAEAIVDALKRPGDFAARYGGEEFVALLPCTDLAGALSIAGLIRSNVRAAAIEHATSPVADLVTVSIGISGVVPNMDLEPETLLAASDAALYQAKSAGRNRVEVRPPV, from the coding sequence ATGAATATCCTTATTGTGGACGACTCCGATTCCTCCCGACTGCTCCTTTCCACTATTCTTAAAGGAGCCGGATACGTCGATCCCTTGTGCGCCGGGTCTGCCGGCGAAGCCTTGGCCCTGCTTGACGATCGCTGCCGCAAATACGACCTCCCGGACATTGATCTCATCCTTATGGATGTGGTCATGCCCGACATGGACGGCATTGACGCCACCCGGCTCATCAAGGCCGACCACCGGCTGCGCGACATCCCCATCATCATCGTCACGGTCAAGGACGAGGCCGCCAGCCTGGAGCGCGCCTTCGAGGCCGGGGCCATGGATTTTCTGGCCAAACCCGTCAACAGCATGGAACTGCGCGCCCGGGTCCGCTCCGCCCTTCGCCTCAAGGAGGAGATGGACCAGCGCAAGGCCCGCGAACGCGAACTGGAAGCGCTCACCCGCAAATTCGAGCAGCTCTCCAACCAGGACGGCCTGACCGGCGTGCCCAACCGGCGCTGCTTCGAAGACGCCTTTCGCAAGGAATGGCTGCGTTCGCGCCGCGACGGCACCCCGCTGTCGGCGCTGATGATCGATATCGACTGTTTCAAGGCCTACAACGACACCTACGGCCACTTGCAAGGCGACCTGTGCCTGCGCCGCGTGGCCGAAGCCATCGTCGATGCCCTCAAGCGCCCCGGCGACTTTGCCGCCCGTTACGGCGGCGAGGAATTCGTGGCCCTTTTGCCCTGTACCGACCTGGCCGGCGCGCTGTCCATCGCCGGCCTGATCCGCAGCAATGTCCGGGCCGCCGCCATCGAACACGCCACCTCGCCCGTGGCCGATCTGGTCACCGTCAGCATCGGCATCTCCGGCGTGGTCCCCAACATGGACCTCGAACCGGAAACCCTGCTCGCCGCCTCGGACGCCGCCCTCTACCAAGCCAAAAGCGCCGGCCGCAACCGCGTCGAAGTCCGCCCGCCTGTGTAG
- the surE gene encoding 5'/3'-nucleotidase SurE: MRILLTNDDGIQAVGIRHLYKGLVAAGHDVLVAAPISEQSAVGHAITIASPLRVKEFVENGFRGLGVSGTPADCVKLALTTLMTEKPDLVVSGINAGANVGVDILYSGTVSAATEGALMGYPAVAVSADNYAPTDLTGQGEYAAAFIAGRPWEAAPPRCVLNLNFPNRPVPETLGLRICPPTSAVYNDWYVTRQDPRGRDYHWLTGVIPPEALTPDTDRALLTEGYITLTPLRFDFADRDTMGHLADHLGLPYCG; encoded by the coding sequence ATGCGTATCCTTTTGACCAACGACGACGGGATTCAGGCTGTCGGCATCCGCCATCTCTACAAGGGTCTCGTGGCCGCCGGGCACGACGTCCTGGTGGCGGCCCCCATCTCCGAGCAGTCGGCCGTGGGCCATGCCATCACCATTGCCTCGCCGCTTCGGGTCAAGGAATTTGTCGAAAACGGCTTCCGGGGCCTTGGCGTCTCCGGCACCCCGGCCGACTGCGTCAAGCTGGCCCTGACCACGCTCATGACCGAAAAACCCGACCTCGTCGTCTCCGGCATCAACGCCGGGGCCAACGTCGGCGTGGACATCCTCTATTCCGGCACGGTCTCGGCCGCAACCGAAGGCGCGCTCATGGGCTACCCGGCCGTGGCCGTCTCCGCCGACAACTATGCCCCGACCGATCTGACCGGCCAGGGCGAATACGCCGCCGCCTTCATCGCCGGCCGGCCCTGGGAGGCCGCCCCGCCCCGCTGCGTGCTCAATCTCAATTTCCCCAACCGGCCCGTGCCCGAAACCCTGGGCCTGCGAATCTGTCCGCCGACATCCGCCGTCTACAACGACTGGTATGTCACCCGGCAGGACCCGCGCGGCCGCGATTACCACTGGCTCACCGGCGTCATCCCCCCCGAAGCGCTCACCCCGGACACGGATCGGGCGCTTTTGACCGAGGGCTATATCACCCTGACCCCGTTGCGCTTTGATTTCGCCGACCGCGACACCATGGGCCATCTCGCCGACCATTTGGGACTGCCGTATTGCGGTTGA
- a CDS encoding 3'-5' exoribonuclease YhaM family protein produces the protein MIEKSRFVKDLAAGQSAADVFCLGAARLGQAKNGPFWTLVLEDVTGQIEAKIWSPAAQAYADLASGQFVWVEGQVGAYRDRPQVNIDRLQVLSPEQFTPDLALFVPSSAEPPEGLLEKLAELCRAEISHAPWRKFTARVLTHADFRDRLIEAPGAKSVHHSYRGGLLEHTLAVSRLVLAICDRYPTLDRDTLLAAAVCHDLGKAWELTSGPGRDYTDAGRLLGHIVIALELLDPVLKKSGIEPELALHFKHILLAHHGEYAFGSPRRPKTAEAFVLHFADNIDAKMNQIFGTFDDETDEAGTWSPYVRTLERYLYNPPRTPRAVPEKAPKPKEKDAHQCLLPLKA, from the coding sequence GTGATAGAAAAAAGCCGATTCGTCAAAGACCTCGCCGCCGGCCAGAGTGCCGCCGATGTGTTCTGCCTGGGGGCGGCCCGGCTGGGACAGGCCAAGAACGGCCCGTTCTGGACGCTGGTCCTGGAGGACGTCACCGGCCAGATCGAGGCCAAGATCTGGAGTCCGGCGGCCCAGGCCTACGCCGATCTGGCGTCGGGCCAGTTCGTCTGGGTCGAGGGCCAGGTCGGAGCCTACCGCGACCGGCCGCAGGTCAATATCGACCGGTTGCAGGTGCTTTCACCGGAGCAGTTTACGCCGGACCTGGCGCTTTTTGTGCCGTCGAGCGCCGAGCCGCCCGAGGGGCTTCTGGAGAAGCTGGCCGAGCTGTGCCGGGCTGAAATTTCCCACGCGCCGTGGCGCAAATTCACGGCCCGGGTCCTGACCCACGCCGACTTCCGCGACCGGCTGATCGAGGCCCCCGGGGCCAAGAGCGTGCATCATTCGTACCGAGGCGGGCTTTTGGAGCATACCCTGGCCGTGTCCCGGCTGGTCCTTGCCATCTGCGACCGCTATCCGACCCTGGACCGGGACACGCTGCTGGCTGCCGCCGTGTGCCACGACCTGGGCAAGGCCTGGGAGCTGACCAGCGGTCCGGGCCGGGACTACACCGATGCCGGGCGGCTGTTGGGCCATATCGTCATCGCTTTGGAGCTGTTGGACCCGGTGCTCAAAAAAAGCGGCATCGAGCCGGAGCTGGCCCTCCATTTCAAGCACATCCTTCTGGCCCACCACGGCGAATACGCCTTTGGTTCGCCGCGCCGGCCCAAGACCGCCGAAGCCTTTGTGCTCCATTTCGCCGACAACATCGACGCCAAGATGAACCAGATTTTCGGGACCTTTGACGATGAAACCGACGAGGCCGGGACGTGGTCGCCCTATGTGCGCACCCTTGAACGCTATCTCTACAATCCGCCGCGCACCCCCCGGGCCGTGCCCGAGAAAGCCCCGAAACCCAAGGAAAAGGACGCCCACCAGTGTTTGTTACCTTTGAAGGCGTAG
- the tmk gene encoding dTMP kinase, which translates to MFVTFEGVEGSGKSTQIGRLCTALEAAGRPLLVTRQPGGCELGRTLRAILLSQQSSNLSDRAELFLYLADRAQHVAEVIGPAVAAGQVVVCDRYVDSTVAYQGYGRGLDVDLLLSLNAVAVDGLMPDLTLLLDLDPALGLTRALARNDAAGTAVSEGRFEAEHLDFHTRVRQGYLALAAAQPERFVRIDASPGPDAVAQAVWQAVSARLSAT; encoded by the coding sequence GTGTTTGTTACCTTTGAAGGCGTAGAGGGCTCGGGAAAATCCACCCAGATCGGGCGGCTTTGCACCGCTCTGGAGGCAGCCGGCCGCCCGCTCCTGGTGACGCGCCAGCCCGGCGGCTGCGAACTTGGACGCACCCTGCGGGCCATCCTGCTATCCCAGCAAAGCAGCAATTTAAGCGACCGGGCCGAACTGTTTCTCTATCTGGCCGACCGGGCCCAGCACGTGGCCGAGGTCATCGGTCCGGCTGTGGCGGCCGGACAGGTGGTGGTGTGCGACCGGTATGTGGATTCCACGGTGGCCTATCAGGGCTATGGCCGGGGGCTTGATGTGGACCTGCTGCTCTCGCTCAACGCCGTGGCCGTCGACGGCCTCATGCCCGACCTGACGCTGTTGCTCGACCTTGATCCGGCCTTGGGCCTGACCCGGGCCCTGGCCCGCAACGACGCCGCCGGCACAGCCGTCAGCGAGGGCCGCTTCGAAGCCGAGCACCTGGATTTCCACACCCGCGTGCGCCAGGGCTATCTGGCCCTGGCCGCCGCCCAACCCGAACGCTTTGTCCGCATCGACGCCTCTCCCGGCCCGGACGCGGTGGCCCAAGCCGTGTGGCAGGCCGTCTCGGCCCGGTTGTCGGCCACCTAA
- a CDS encoding S8 family peptidase, which yields MENFKQQVNILNEEKKNLTPAQKKINSAIVHTLHSVVLKDTRSGLPMLENGINLTESNTILVDIKADVTDGLLDFIKAQGGTIINSFPHYHAIRAQIPITAVETIAAQSGVRFIDRAQEYILHKSTTTEGDVAHSAPIVRTAGYTGAGIKIGVISDSVDYLAQLQATGDLPATVTVLQDASGNSGEGTAMLEIVYDLAPSAPLYFATAWGGMANFANNIIALKDAGCKVIVDDVGYFAESPFQDDVISQAVATVTDAGVFYFSSAANDGNLHSNTSGTYEGDYNEYIDGNGYSWHIFSGTNIYNVITSDPGVITLQWSDPLGGSANDYDLYLLDSAGNVYNSSTNTQDGTQDPYEQINTNANLTGYKIAIQKWSGEARFLHLNASRGVITYSTNGATKGHSTVDKAFGVAAVSASGRTTAFTGTEAVETFSSDGPRRIFYNPDGSAITPGNLLASGGRVRQKPDITAADCVATSWPGHTRFCGTSAAAPHAAAIAGLLVSAKPAITSTEMFHALTSTALPLPSTWNDYSGLGIIMANKAYDSLFSGSGLGCPPSTLLLLQ from the coding sequence ATGGAAAACTTCAAACAGCAGGTCAATATTTTAAACGAAGAAAAGAAGAATCTGACGCCGGCCCAAAAAAAAATAAACTCCGCTATTGTCCACACGCTGCACAGCGTTGTCCTTAAGGATACGCGATCAGGTCTTCCGATGCTTGAAAACGGCATCAATTTGACGGAATCAAATACAATCCTGGTGGACATCAAAGCCGACGTCACGGACGGCCTGCTGGACTTCATCAAGGCCCAGGGCGGGACCATCATCAACTCTTTTCCGCACTATCACGCCATCCGGGCGCAGATTCCGATAACGGCGGTGGAGACCATCGCCGCCCAGTCCGGCGTGCGTTTCATCGACCGGGCGCAGGAGTATATCCTGCACAAGTCCACCACCACGGAAGGCGACGTCGCCCACAGCGCGCCTATCGTCAGAACGGCCGGTTACACGGGAGCAGGCATCAAGATCGGCGTCATCTCCGATTCCGTGGACTATCTGGCCCAGCTCCAGGCCACGGGCGACCTGCCGGCCACCGTGACCGTGTTGCAGGATGCTTCGGGCAACTCCGGGGAGGGGACGGCGATGCTCGAAATCGTCTACGACCTCGCCCCCTCCGCCCCGCTGTACTTCGCCACCGCCTGGGGCGGCATGGCCAATTTCGCCAACAATATCATTGCCCTCAAGGACGCCGGATGCAAGGTCATCGTGGATGACGTCGGCTATTTTGCCGAATCCCCCTTCCAGGATGACGTCATCTCCCAGGCTGTGGCCACGGTGACGGATGCCGGGGTCTTCTATTTTTCATCTGCGGCCAACGATGGGAATCTGCATTCAAATACTTCAGGAACGTACGAGGGGGATTACAACGAATATATCGATGGGAACGGGTATAGTTGGCATATTTTTAGCGGCACGAACATATATAACGTTATAACAAGCGATCCTGGAGTCATCACGTTGCAGTGGTCTGATCCCCTTGGTGGCTCGGCGAACGATTACGATCTGTATCTTCTTGATAGTGCGGGGAATGTCTATAACTCGTCGACAAATACTCAAGACGGCACACAGGACCCGTACGAACAGATCAACACCAACGCAAACCTCACCGGATACAAGATCGCCATCCAGAAATGGTCCGGGGAAGCGAGATTTCTGCATCTAAACGCCAGCCGCGGGGTCATTACCTACAGCACCAACGGCGCGACCAAGGGCCACTCCACGGTCGACAAGGCCTTCGGCGTGGCCGCCGTCTCCGCCTCCGGACGCACCACCGCGTTTACAGGGACCGAGGCCGTGGAGACGTTTTCCAGCGACGGCCCGCGCCGCATCTTCTACAACCCGGACGGTTCGGCCATCACCCCCGGGAACCTCCTGGCCAGCGGCGGCCGGGTGCGGCAAAAGCCCGACATCACCGCCGCCGACTGCGTGGCCACCTCCTGGCCCGGACACACCAGGTTCTGCGGCACCTCCGCCGCCGCCCCCCACGCTGCGGCCATCGCCGGACTGCTCGTTTCCGCCAAGCCGGCCATCACCTCTACGGAGATGTTTCACGCCCTCACCTCCACGGCCCTTCCCTTGCCTTCCACTTGGAACGACTATTCCGGCCTGGGCATCATCATGGCCAACAAGGCCTACGACTCGCTTTTCTCCGGCAGCGGGCTCGGCTGCCCGCCGTCCACGCTGCTTTTGCTGCAATAA